A single Lolium perenne isolate Kyuss_39 chromosome 6, Kyuss_2.0, whole genome shotgun sequence DNA region contains:
- the LOC127305340 gene encoding UPF0481 protein At3g47200: MTAQGEMSRAKAMNIDELANLMERKLSYYRSIYKEHDQRRKLCMIFRVPKNIKQVDKLSYEPKVLSIGPYYHGNSSLLFMEKVKWNCLDYVLKLNYRKKLEFYLTVMESLEKQARSCYSQEVSLESDIFLRMLMLDGCFLLVYLGATNGLDWCVKEENTTDSNYQGREPLQHTIAKQGGIMEHTFHKGASTESMSARTSSNLCSTEGVELRHISSGEQCYDQKDPDQPKHDSVFAWHHSEIFRDLLLLENQLPFSVLKSIYGLLVGEEAPDLLTEKVCKYLELNVQKYTTVAREFDGQKDFDHLLQLCHMYFRPQRRIQPEKHCQVGNRWSNRLTIFWSRHPELSGYRYQQASHVSSCQTLSRWRRAEQYHEAGIEFTRKVQTEHNQHSLLDISFNKGQVEIPCLLIDENTACLFRNLVAFEQTCSQYGNDLTAYIAFISQLVSTPRDVALLARKGIIMNHMRTDEEVSTLFSKLGKNVDFDQNSAHYLKSVCLMMEDYYQNRINRWMAWLWHNHLRNPWLALAVVAAAVVLICTVIQSLLALLAYLDQTTDTN; encoded by the coding sequence ATGACGGCTCAAGGTGAGATGAGTAGAGCAAAAGCTATGAACATCGATGAATTGGCGAATTTGATGGAAAGGAAGCTAAGTTATTACCGATCAATCTACAAAGAACACGACCAGCGAAGAAAACTGTGTATGATTTTCCGAGTTCCGAAAAACATTAAACAAGTTGACAAGTTATCTTACGAACCAAAAGTTCTGTCCATCGGTCCTTATTACCATGGAAATTCTTCCCTGCTGTTTATGGAGAAAGTAAAATGGAACTGCCTAGATTACGTTCTTAAACTAAACTACAGAAAAAAGTTGGAGTTCTATCTAACAGTCATGGAAAGTTTGGAGAAGCAGGCAAGGAGTTGCTACTCTCAGGAAGTTTCGCTGGAAAGTGACATTTTCCTGCGAATGCTCATGCTCGATGGATGCTTTCTACTTGTTTATCTCGGTGCAACAAATGGTTTAGATTGGTGCGTTAAGGAAGAAAATACAACTGATAGTAATTATCAGGGCAGAGAACCACTTCAACACACAATAGCAAAACAGGGGGGGATTATGGAGCATACATTTCATAAGGGAGCAAGTACTGAAAGTATGAGTGCCAGGACATCGTCCAATTTGTGTTCAACAGAAGGCGTGGAACTTCGCCATATTAGTTCAGGCGAACAATGCTATGACCAGAAGGATCCTGACCAGCCCAAACATGACTCGGTATTTGCATGGCATCATAGCGAAATATTTCGTGACCTACTACTTCTTGAGAACCAGTTACCATTTTCTGTTCTGAAGAGCATATATGGGTTACTTGTGGGAGAAGAAGCTCCAGATCTACTTACGGAAAAGGTCTGTAAATATTTAGAACTCAATGTTCAGAAGTACACAACAGTGGCTCGAGAATTTGATGGGCAGAAAGACTTTGATCACTTGCTCCAGTTGTGTCATATGTATTTCCGCCCTCAACGAAGGATTCAACCAGAGAAGCATTGTCAAGTTGGAAACAGATGGTCAAATCGTCTCACTATTTTCTGGTCCAGACATCCCGAACTAAGTGGCTACAGATATCAGCAGGCGTCTCATGTAAGTTCTTGTCAGACACTGAGTCGATGGCGACGAGCAGAACAGTATCATGAAGCTGGAATTGAGTTTACAAGGAAAGTGCAAACCGAGCATAACCAGCATTCTCTTCTGGACATAAGTTTTAACAAAGGACAGGTCGAAATTCCATGCTTGCTTATTGATGAAAACACCGCTTGCCTCTTCAGGAACTTAGTTGCATTTGAGCAAACATGCTCGCAGTATGGAAATGATCTAACTGCATACATTGCATTTATTTCCCAGCTTGTTAGTACACCCCGTGATGTTGCACTGCTTGCTCGCAAAGGAATAATCATGAACCACATGCGCACCGATGAAGAAGTGTCAACTCTTTTCAGTAAGCTGGGTAAGAATGTGGACTTTGATCAGAATAGTGCGCACTATCTTAAATCGGTTTGCCTTATGATGGAAGATTATTATCAGAATCGTATAAATAGATGGATGGCCTGGTTGTGGCATAACCATCTCAGAAATCCATGGTTGGCCTTAGCGGTAGTAGCAGCAGCTGTTGTTCTTATCTGCACCGTTATCCAATCACTTCTAGCCTTGCTTGCCTATTTGGATCAGACAACAGATACTAATTAA
- the LOC127305341 gene encoding O-methyltransferase 1, chloroplastic isoform X2 — protein sequence MLVLPTLAARPLRPPPHLALPPLSSSWNCRTKRTLLQPAPFAAGADTPRGRGGPLPEPEQRDQLLLAALHAARLRDEESRRPDPLFIDPYAAVLLSLDVAHQASEPLALHLTPCADHYRLTTRYVDDKLQNLITSSDNFRQIVLLTDGMDTRPYRLSWPKLSVVYDVSPGRVFSAAAQQLRGAGAKIPRNCVLLHTPLESPNLQEGLCKNGFNGNRPSLWVLQGLPLFTSSSLENLLLVISNLAMKGSILVGELTHFPDWTASADMVSEKDRLENLFFTQGFQVSFVHYENVAKDLGLGLPPPRKQCGRVLLVAEQLRFSDAQMESFRTHFERTEEDADEEGFEEL from the exons ATGCTCGTGCTGCCGACGCTCGCCGCCCGGCCTCTCCGGCCGCCTCCGCATCTCGCTCTCCCTCCGCTCTCCTCCTCCTGGAACTGCCGAACGAAGAGGACGCTCTTGCAACCGGCCCCCTTCGCCGCCGGCGCCGACACCCCCCGGGGCCGCGGAGGCCCGCTCCCGGAACCGGAGCAGCGCGACCAGCTCCTCCTTGCCGCCCTCCACGCCGCTCGCCTCAGGGACGAGGAGTCACGCCGCCCAG ATCCCCTTTTTATCGATCCATATGCTGCTGTGCTTCTTTCACTTGATGTGGCACATCAAGCTTCGGAACCTCTCGCCTTGCATTTAACGCCATGTGCAGACCATTATCGACTAACTACTAGATATGTTGATGATAAATTGCAAAATTTGATAACCAGTTCAGATAATTTTCGACAG ATTGTTTTGTTGACAGATGGAATGGACACTCGTCCATATAGGCTGAGTTGGCCAAAGTTGTCTGTCGTGTACGATGTATCACCTGGAAGAGTCTTCAGTGCAGCAGCCCAGCAACTCAGAG GGGCAGGAGCAAAAATACCCAGGAATTGTGTTTTGCTTCATACTCCTTTAGAGTCTCCTAATTTACAGGAGGGCTTGTGCAAAAATGGCTTCAACGGAAATAGGCCGAGCTTGTGGGTACTGCAG GGTTTACCTCTGTTCACTTCTTCAAGCTTGGAAAACCTTTTGCTCGTTATAAGCAATTTAGCAATGAAGGGGAGTATCTTGGTAGGAGAGTTGACACATTTTCCAGATTGGACAGCATCAGCAGACATG GTCTCCGAGAAAGATAGACTCGAGAACCTTTTCTTTACCCAGGGTTTCCAGGTCAGCTTTGTTCACTATGAAAATGTTGCAAAGGATCTTGGCTTAGGTCTACCTCCTCCAAGGAAACAATGTGGCAGAGTCCTTTTGGTTGCTGAACAGCTGCGATTTTCAGATGCCCAG ATGGAGAGTTTCAGGACGCATTTTGAAAGAACAGAGGAGGATGCTGATGAAGAAGGATTCGAGGAACTTTAG
- the LOC127305341 gene encoding O-methyltransferase 1, chloroplastic isoform X3, protein MLVLPTLAARPLRPPPHLALPPLSSSWNCRTKRTLLQPAPFAAGADTPRGRGGPLPEPEQRDQLLLAALHAARLRDEESRRPDGMDTRPYRLSWPKLSVVYDVSPGRVFSAAAQQLRGAGAKIPRNCVLLHTPLESPNLQEGLCKNGFNGNRPSLWVLQGLPLFTSSSLENLLLVISNLAMKGSILVGELTHFPDWTASADMVSEKDRLENLFFTQGFQVSFVHYENVAKDLGLGLPPPRKQCGRVLLVAEQLRFSDAQMESFRTHFERTEEDADEEGFEEL, encoded by the exons ATGCTCGTGCTGCCGACGCTCGCCGCCCGGCCTCTCCGGCCGCCTCCGCATCTCGCTCTCCCTCCGCTCTCCTCCTCCTGGAACTGCCGAACGAAGAGGACGCTCTTGCAACCGGCCCCCTTCGCCGCCGGCGCCGACACCCCCCGGGGCCGCGGAGGCCCGCTCCCGGAACCGGAGCAGCGCGACCAGCTCCTCCTTGCCGCCCTCCACGCCGCTCGCCTCAGGGACGAGGAGTCACGCCGCCCAG ATGGAATGGACACTCGTCCATATAGGCTGAGTTGGCCAAAGTTGTCTGTCGTGTACGATGTATCACCTGGAAGAGTCTTCAGTGCAGCAGCCCAGCAACTCAGAG GGGCAGGAGCAAAAATACCCAGGAATTGTGTTTTGCTTCATACTCCTTTAGAGTCTCCTAATTTACAGGAGGGCTTGTGCAAAAATGGCTTCAACGGAAATAGGCCGAGCTTGTGGGTACTGCAG GGTTTACCTCTGTTCACTTCTTCAAGCTTGGAAAACCTTTTGCTCGTTATAAGCAATTTAGCAATGAAGGGGAGTATCTTGGTAGGAGAGTTGACACATTTTCCAGATTGGACAGCATCAGCAGACATG GTCTCCGAGAAAGATAGACTCGAGAACCTTTTCTTTACCCAGGGTTTCCAGGTCAGCTTTGTTCACTATGAAAATGTTGCAAAGGATCTTGGCTTAGGTCTACCTCCTCCAAGGAAACAATGTGGCAGAGTCCTTTTGGTTGCTGAACAGCTGCGATTTTCAGATGCCCAG ATGGAGAGTTTCAGGACGCATTTTGAAAGAACAGAGGAGGATGCTGATGAAGAAGGATTCGAGGAACTTTAG
- the LOC127305341 gene encoding O-methyltransferase 1, chloroplastic isoform X1, whose amino-acid sequence MREGSRGLAETSHGCRACDVSHARAADARRPASPAASASRSPSALLLLELPNEEDALATGPLRRRRRHPPGPRRPAPGTGAARPAPPCRPPRRSPQGRGVTPPRNYVVADPLFIDPYAAVLLSLDVAHQASEPLALHLTPCADHYRLTTRYVDDKLQNLITSSDNFRQIVLLTDGMDTRPYRLSWPKLSVVYDVSPGRVFSAAAQQLRGAGAKIPRNCVLLHTPLESPNLQEGLCKNGFNGNRPSLWVLQGLPLFTSSSLENLLLVISNLAMKGSILVGELTHFPDWTASADMVSEKDRLENLFFTQGFQVSFVHYENVAKDLGLGLPPPRKQCGRVLLVAEQLRFSDAQMESFRTHFERTEEDADEEGFEEL is encoded by the exons ATGAGGGAGGGGAGTAGGGGACTGGCGGAGACCAGTCACGGCTGTAGGGCATGTGACGTCAGCCATGCTCGTGCTGCCGACGCTCGCCGCCCGGCCTCTCCGGCCGCCTCCGCATCTCGCTCTCCCTCCGCTCTCCTCCTCCTGGAACTGCCGAACGAAGAGGACGCTCTTGCAACCGGCCCCCTTCGCCGCCGGCGCCGACACCCCCCGGGGCCGCGGAGGCCCGCTCCCGGAACCGGAGCAGCGCGACCAGCTCCTCCTTGCCGCCCTCCACGCCGCTCGCCTCAGGGACGAGGAGTCACGCCGCCCAG AAATTATGTGGTTGCAGATCCCCTTTTTATCGATCCATATGCTGCTGTGCTTCTTTCACTTGATGTGGCACATCAAGCTTCGGAACCTCTCGCCTTGCATTTAACGCCATGTGCAGACCATTATCGACTAACTACTAGATATGTTGATGATAAATTGCAAAATTTGATAACCAGTTCAGATAATTTTCGACAG ATTGTTTTGTTGACAGATGGAATGGACACTCGTCCATATAGGCTGAGTTGGCCAAAGTTGTCTGTCGTGTACGATGTATCACCTGGAAGAGTCTTCAGTGCAGCAGCCCAGCAACTCAGAG GGGCAGGAGCAAAAATACCCAGGAATTGTGTTTTGCTTCATACTCCTTTAGAGTCTCCTAATTTACAGGAGGGCTTGTGCAAAAATGGCTTCAACGGAAATAGGCCGAGCTTGTGGGTACTGCAG GGTTTACCTCTGTTCACTTCTTCAAGCTTGGAAAACCTTTTGCTCGTTATAAGCAATTTAGCAATGAAGGGGAGTATCTTGGTAGGAGAGTTGACACATTTTCCAGATTGGACAGCATCAGCAGACATG GTCTCCGAGAAAGATAGACTCGAGAACCTTTTCTTTACCCAGGGTTTCCAGGTCAGCTTTGTTCACTATGAAAATGTTGCAAAGGATCTTGGCTTAGGTCTACCTCCTCCAAGGAAACAATGTGGCAGAGTCCTTTTGGTTGCTGAACAGCTGCGATTTTCAGATGCCCAG ATGGAGAGTTTCAGGACGCATTTTGAAAGAACAGAGGAGGATGCTGATGAAGAAGGATTCGAGGAACTTTAG